One Cryptosporangium aurantiacum DNA window includes the following coding sequences:
- the pspM gene encoding phage shock envelope stress response protein PspM, with protein MFSFNGPDARARHLRDLRKARNRARAWGVWAATVGGSALVAVPYAGLGLPDILWAGAAGGATAMALLRRRDHRELAAAPVPEPEVRRALTIGQRLAPLLGPRFGALIDHPHRVVLPAGSPGAEAAQRLNNAARVLPQMLDRLGPYRGQLPAEAESAHVALRDLGNRLALVERTLASAAPEARPALLAARDDLVARFVEGVDAYEALTTAAAECVAAVSRGGEDSVSVRLTEAADRLAGMSYGLNTVHETTRQYDVN; from the coding sequence ACGGAACCGCGCGCGGGCCTGGGGCGTGTGGGCCGCGACCGTGGGCGGGTCGGCCCTGGTCGCGGTGCCGTACGCGGGGCTGGGGCTGCCCGACATCCTGTGGGCGGGCGCCGCGGGCGGCGCCACCGCGATGGCCCTGCTGCGGCGGCGCGACCACCGGGAGCTAGCCGCGGCGCCGGTGCCCGAGCCGGAAGTGCGGCGAGCCTTGACGATCGGGCAGCGGCTGGCGCCGCTGCTCGGGCCCCGGTTCGGTGCACTGATCGACCATCCGCACCGGGTGGTGCTTCCGGCTGGTTCGCCGGGGGCCGAGGCCGCGCAGCGGCTCAACAACGCCGCGCGGGTGCTGCCGCAGATGCTCGACCGGTTGGGGCCCTACCGCGGGCAGCTACCGGCCGAGGCGGAGTCAGCCCACGTCGCGTTGCGCGATCTCGGCAACCGGCTCGCGCTGGTGGAGCGCACGCTCGCGTCCGCGGCTCCGGAGGCGCGTCCGGCTCTGCTCGCGGCGCGCGACGACCTCGTGGCCCGGTTCGTCGAGGGTGTAGACGCCTACGAGGCGCTCACGACGGCGGCGGCCGAGTGCGTCGCGGCAGTGTCGCGAGGCGGCGAGGACAGCGTGTCGGTGCGGCTCACCGAGGCCGCCGATCGCCTCGCCGGCATGTCCTACGGCCTCAACACCGTTCATGAGACTACGCGCCAGTACGACGTCAACTGA
- a CDS encoding Fpg/Nei family DNA glycosylase, with product MPEGDVVWRTAARLHQALAGRRIVSSDLRHPRLALVDLSGRTVTEALARGKHLLIRLSDGITLHSHLKMDGNWWLYRPGERWRSPGHQVRVVLTTEEIVAVGSRLHDLAVVSTDDESSLVGHLGPDLLGPDWDPDEAVRRLRATPERPIGLALLDQRNLAGIGNLYRAEVLFLRGVHPTTATGEVADLPALVTTAQRLLYANRARVEQSTTGSLVRGQERYVYGRRGRPCLRCGSRVTAAPLGSGAEGTDAQRTVFWCPKCQPVS from the coding sequence ATGCCCGAGGGAGACGTGGTGTGGCGGACCGCCGCCCGGCTGCACCAGGCCCTCGCCGGTCGCCGGATCGTCTCGTCCGATCTCCGCCACCCGCGGCTGGCGCTGGTCGATCTGTCCGGCCGCACCGTCACCGAGGCCCTGGCCCGCGGGAAACACCTGCTGATCCGGCTCTCCGACGGGATCACGCTGCACAGTCACCTGAAGATGGACGGCAACTGGTGGCTGTACCGGCCCGGGGAGCGCTGGCGGTCACCCGGGCACCAGGTCAGGGTGGTGCTCACCACCGAGGAGATCGTGGCCGTCGGCTCCCGGCTGCACGACCTCGCGGTGGTGTCGACCGATGACGAGTCGTCGCTGGTCGGCCACCTGGGGCCCGATTTGCTCGGCCCGGACTGGGATCCGGACGAAGCGGTGCGACGGCTGCGCGCGACGCCGGAGCGCCCGATCGGCCTGGCGCTGCTCGACCAGCGGAACTTGGCCGGGATCGGCAACCTGTACCGCGCGGAGGTGTTGTTCCTCCGGGGTGTCCATCCGACGACCGCGACCGGCGAGGTCGCCGACCTGCCGGCGCTGGTCACGACCGCCCAGCGGTTGCTCTACGCGAACCGCGCCCGCGTGGAGCAGTCCACGACCGGTTCGCTGGTCCGCGGCCAGGAGCGTTACGTCTACGGGCGGCGCGGGCGGCCCTGCCTCCGCTGTGGCAGCCGTGTCACCGCCGCGCCGCTCGGCTCCGGCGCCGAAGGCACCGACGCCCAACGAACAGTCTTCTGGTGCCCGAAATGTCAACCGGTCAGTTGA